In Anas platyrhynchos isolate ZD024472 breed Pekin duck chromosome 7, IASCAAS_PekinDuck_T2T, whole genome shotgun sequence, one genomic interval encodes:
- the PJVK gene encoding pejvakin isoform X1: protein MFAAATKNFVKQVGDGGRLVPVPSLSEADKYQPLSLVIKKRKCLLSKKSKFASTPFTLKDILQGEKEISAGVSSYQLLNYEDKSDVTLNGRRGNQIMNDVGFDVAGSDSVAFKASFGIVTKHEVEVPTLLKELTTRKINFDHCLVHQSRKSRMEILCVVMESIRTTRQCSLTVHTGMRGETMRFHIIEDQNYKGRDKAIVFPAHTTIAFSVFELYIHLDGNFELCVTPISKGGFEKEKSTSSSMNKLRMLKSNLFHRNKRVVDTIANSDGYLEDLFTDYYEKSASLTNLSTSYLREGAHIRINLLHNNITKGPCVLCGMGSSKRETVYGCLECSFNGQKYVRLHAVPCFDLWHKRVK from the exons ATGTTTGCTGCTGCAACCAAAAACTTTGTTAAACAGGTTGGTGATGGAGGAAGACTAGTTCCAGTGCCCAGTCTCAGTGAGGCTGATAAATACCAGCCTCTGAGCCTTGTgattaagaaaagaaagtgtttgctttcaaaaaaatctaaatttgcATCAACACCTTTCACATTAAAAGACATTCTTCAAGGGGAGAAAGAAATTTCTGCAG GTGTCTCATCTTACCAGTTGCTCAATTATGAAGACAAATCGGATGTTACACTCAATGGTAGAAGAGGAAATCAGATAATGAACGATGTTGGTTTTGATGTTGCTGGATCAGATTCTGTTGCCTTTAAAGCTTCTTTTGGCATAGTGACCAAACATGAAGTTGAAGTACCGACATTACTTAAAGAACTCACTACAAg aaaaataaactttgatCACTGTCTAGTACATCAATCAAGAAAAAGTAGGATGGAGATTCTGTGCGTGGTCATGGAAAGTATTAGGACTACAAGGCAGTGCTCATTGACTGTCCATACTGGAATGCGTGGAGAAACCATGAGG TTTCACATTATTGAAGACCAAAATTATAAAGGACGGGACAAAGCCATTGTTTTTCCTGCACATACAACAATTGCTTTTAGTGTGTTTGAGCTTTATATTCATTTGGATGGTAATTTTG aACTATGTGTGACTCCAATTTCAAAAGGAGGAtttgaaaaagagaaatccACATCATCCTCAATGAACAAATTAAGGATGTTAAAGAGTAATCTATTTCATCGAA ATAAAAGAGTAGTGGATACCATCGCTAACTCTGATGGTTACTTGGAGGACCTTTTTACAGACTACTATGAAAAATCTGCAAGCCTGACCAATCTCTCTACAAGCTATCTCAGAGAAGGGGCTCATATCCGGATTAATTTACTTCATAATAACATCACGAAAGGTCCCTGCGTCCTTTGTGGAATGGGAAGTTCTAAAAGGGAGACAGTCTATGGATGCCTAGAGTGTTCTTTTAATGGACAAAAGTATGTACGACTGCATGCTGTGCCCTGTTTTGACCTCTGGCATAAGAGAGTGAAGTAA
- the PJVK gene encoding pejvakin isoform X2: protein MNDVGFDVAGSDSVAFKASFGIVTKHEVEVPTLLKELTTRKINFDHCLVHQSRKSRMEILCVVMESIRTTRQCSLTVHTGMRGETMRFHIIEDQNYKGRDKAIVFPAHTTIAFSVFELYIHLDGNFELCVTPISKGGFEKEKSTSSSMNKLRMLKSNLFHRNKRVVDTIANSDGYLEDLFTDYYEKSASLTNLSTSYLREGAHIRINLLHNNITKGPCVLCGMGSSKRETVYGCLECSFNGQKYVRLHAVPCFDLWHKRVK, encoded by the exons ATGAACGATGTTGGTTTTGATGTTGCTGGATCAGATTCTGTTGCCTTTAAAGCTTCTTTTGGCATAGTGACCAAACATGAAGTTGAAGTACCGACATTACTTAAAGAACTCACTACAAg aaaaataaactttgatCACTGTCTAGTACATCAATCAAGAAAAAGTAGGATGGAGATTCTGTGCGTGGTCATGGAAAGTATTAGGACTACAAGGCAGTGCTCATTGACTGTCCATACTGGAATGCGTGGAGAAACCATGAGG TTTCACATTATTGAAGACCAAAATTATAAAGGACGGGACAAAGCCATTGTTTTTCCTGCACATACAACAATTGCTTTTAGTGTGTTTGAGCTTTATATTCATTTGGATGGTAATTTTG aACTATGTGTGACTCCAATTTCAAAAGGAGGAtttgaaaaagagaaatccACATCATCCTCAATGAACAAATTAAGGATGTTAAAGAGTAATCTATTTCATCGAA ATAAAAGAGTAGTGGATACCATCGCTAACTCTGATGGTTACTTGGAGGACCTTTTTACAGACTACTATGAAAAATCTGCAAGCCTGACCAATCTCTCTACAAGCTATCTCAGAGAAGGGGCTCATATCCGGATTAATTTACTTCATAATAACATCACGAAAGGTCCCTGCGTCCTTTGTGGAATGGGAAGTTCTAAAAGGGAGACAGTCTATGGATGCCTAGAGTGTTCTTTTAATGGACAAAAGTATGTACGACTGCATGCTGTGCCCTGTTTTGACCTCTGGCATAAGAGAGTGAAGTAA
- the FKBP7 gene encoding peptidyl-prolyl cis-trans isomerase FKBP7, with protein MGRDMILVPILLLRLLAMAPAPARAEGVAAAAEEVKIEVLHLPESCSPKSKKGDLLNAHYDGFLASDGSKFYCSRTQNEGHPKWFVLGVGQVIKGLDIAMMNMCPGEKRKVIIPPSLAYGQQGYAQGKIPPNATLIFEIELYAVNKGPRSVEAFNQIDKDSDRKLSELEISQYLKEEFARDGKKRHPSAHDEILADIFKKNDHDGDGFISAKEYNVYQHDEL; from the exons ATGGGCCGCGACATGATCCTGgtccccatcctgctgctgcGCCTCCTCGCCatggccccggccccggcgcggGCCGAGGGCgtcgcggcggcggcggaggaggttAAAATAGAGGTGCTGCACCTCCCCGAGAGCTGCAGCCCCAAGAGCAAGAAGGGGGACCTGCTGAACGCGCACTACGACGGCTTCCTGGCCAGCGACGGCTCCAAGTTCTACTGCAG TCGGACGCAAAATGAAGGTCATCCAAAATGGTTCGTTCTGGGTGTTGGACAAGTCATAAAAGGTTTAGATATCGCTATGATGAATATGTGTCCTGGAGAAAAACGGAAAGTGATCATTCCTCCATCATTAGCATATGGACAGCAAGGATacg CACAGGGCAAGATTCCACCAAATGCAACATTGATCTTTGAGATTGAACTTTATGCAGTAAATAAGGGACCTCGCAGTGTTGAAGCATTTAATCAAATAGACAAGGACAGTGACAGGAAACTCTCTGAACTCGAG ATAAGCCAGTATTTGAAAGAAGAATTTGCAAGAGATGGCAAAAAACGTCACCCCTCAGCACATGATGAAATCTTAGCTGATATATTTAAGAAGAATGACCATGATGGCGATGGTTTCATATCAGCAAAGGAGTACAATGTCTACCAGCATGATGAACTCTAA
- the PLEKHA3 gene encoding pleckstrin homology domain-containing family A member 3 codes for MEGALYKWTNYLAGWQPRWFVLDNGILSYYDSQDDVCKGSKGSIKMAVCEIKVHATDNTRMELIIPGEQHFYMKAVNAAERQRWLVALGSAKACLADTRTKKEKEISETNESLKTKMSELRLYCDLLMQQVHTIQEFVHHDETRSPPSIENMNEASSLLSATCNTFITTLEECVKIANAKFKPEMFQLPHPDPLVSPVSPSPVQMMKRSISHPGPCYSERNNHSVKEPISSLHRLSQRRRRTYSDTESYSDSPLEDSQRSAHCSRSAVNGDLVVSSTIPEENRSVSKERSELEETFSSFSS; via the exons ATGGAGGGGGCCCTGTACAAGTGGACCAACTACCTGGCGG GTTGGCAGCCTCGGTGGTTTGTTTTAGACAATGGGATATTGTCGTACTATGATTCACAAGATGATGTTTGCAAAGGCAGCAAAGGAAGTATAAAGATGGCTGTGTGTGAAATAAAAG TTCATGCAACAGACAACACCAGAATGGAGCTAATCATCCCAGGGGAACAGCATTTCTATATGAAAGCAGTTAATGCAGCTGAAAGGCAGAGGTGGCTGGTAGCACTGGGGAGTGCAAAAGCCTGTTTAGCAGATActagaacaaaaaaagaaaaag AAATAAGTGAGACCAATGAATCTCTTAAAACCAAAATGTCTGAACTTCGTCTCTACTGTGATCTTTTAATGCAGCAAGTTCATACAATACAAGAATTTGTTCACCATGATGAGACTCGTTCTCCTCCCAGCATTGAG aacatgAATGAAGCCTCTTCCTTGCTTAGTGCCACCTGTAATACATTTATCACAACGCTTGAAGAATGTGTGAAGATTGCTAATGCCAAATTTAAGCCAGAGATGTTCCAGCTGCCTCACCCTGATCCCTTGGTTTCTCCTGTGTCACCATCACCTGTCCAAATG atgAAGCGTTCCATTAGCCACCCTGGTCCTTGTTATTCAGaaag GAATAATCACTCTGTAAAAGAACCAATTTCATCCCTTCACCGATTATCACAGCGACGCAGAAGAACATACTCAGATACAGAATCTTACAGTGATAGTCCCCTGGAAGATTCTCAGA GATCTGCTCACTGTTCTAGAAGTGCTGTCAATGGAGATCTGGTGGTATCATCAACCATTCCTGAAGAAAATAGATCAGTATCAAAGGAAAGATCTGAACTGGAAGAGACTTTCTCATCCTTTTCTTCATGA